In Aegilops tauschii subsp. strangulata cultivar AL8/78 chromosome 3, Aet v6.0, whole genome shotgun sequence, one genomic interval encodes:
- the LOC141043076 gene encoding uncharacterized protein, translating to MDYPFWKEKMKIRLHAIDDDMWDVVRFGLIAAVPQAPNDEEKKLIQLYAQAKDEIGGHLNRAQFLRYRQCETAKELWDVLEKIKEGVSTHKEARIDTLRAKFNRFKRIGNETCQQTFDRLSDIANELQGLGIEDITDHEVVKKLL from the coding sequence ATGGACTATCCCTTCTggaaggagaagatgaagatccgTCTCCATGCTATAGATGATGATATGTGGGACGTGGTGCGATTTGGACTCATAGCCGCTGTACCTCAAGCTCCTAACGACGAAGAAAAGAAGCTCATTCAGCTATATGCTCAGGCCAAAGATGAAATTGGCGGCCATCTCAATCGAGCGCAATTTCTTCGCTATCGCCAGTGTGAAACTGCAAAGGAATTGTGGGATGTCCTCGAGAAGATCAaggaaggagtctcaactcataAAGAAGCTCGAATTGATACTCTACGAGCGAAATTCAATCGCTTCAAGCGCATTGGAAATGAAACCTGCCAGCAAACCTTTGATCGTCTCAGTGACATAGCAAATGAGCTTCAAGGTCTCGGCATCGAAGACATCACTGACCATGAAGTTGTGAAGAAACTACTTTGA